CTCGGCGGCACCTGGATCGGCCTCCGACTGCGCCCGCTGTTCGGGCTCGCCACCCCGAAGCCCAGCGACAGCGTGTGCTGAGGCAGAAATCTTCCTGAGGGGCAGTTCCGGAGAGAATCGATCGACAACAGCCGTCGCTCCAACCCCCAGCGGAACTGTCGATCATGGCAACTCGCCTCCTTCCTAGCCCCACACCGGCCGCTATTCAACGGCTTGGTCACGATCTTGCGATTATTCGTAACAGCATCGCGCGCTTCCTCGATCAACCAGTTTGGTCGAGAGTGATACACATCACGGGAGGTTGCGTCAAATGTGGCCCTTCTCCAGGAAGCCTCGAAGCGAAAAATCGGCGCCCTCAGCACGCGTCCCTGAGCCGAGTGCACTGAGACCAATGAGCAGGCAGGCCCGCCAGCCACCCATCTCGATTCAATGGGGCAAACCTGCCAACACCGAACCCGAAGGCGCGGAACCCGCAAGATTCTCACCGATCACACTGTCTTTGCTGCAACTTCCTGCCGAGGGACGAGTTCCAGTCGTCGGGGAGTCTTACTATCAGCAGGCGTTGCGCTTTGTGACGAGAGGGGCGACGTCTGGCAACACCTTCGACGATCACATTCCAGTCACCGCAGCACTGGTTCCGGAACCGTATAACCCATGGGACAAGACCGCCGTACGAATTGACGTCGTACTCGGACAACAATCAGTCAAAGTAGGATATCTCAGCCGGGAATTGGCCCGCCTCTACCATGCCGAACTCATCAAGATCCTCCACAGCGGAAGAATGGGCACCTGCCCCGGCCGCATCACTGGGGGCGGACGAAAGTACTACGGAATATACCTACACTTATCCGACCCCCGATCATTGCGCATCGCGAACGGATCAGAACATCCCGCAATAGCGCAGGAGCAGGATGGCGTGGCGATACTCCATGGTGAACGGACTTGTGCAGTGACACAAGGAGGAAAGCACCAGGACGTCCTTCAGCGCTACGCTCCCGCTGACCGACAAGGCCGCCAGTCAGTGACAG
The Actinoalloteichus fjordicus DNA segment above includes these coding regions:
- a CDS encoding HIRAN domain-containing protein, with protein sequence MSRQARQPPISIQWGKPANTEPEGAEPARFSPITLSLLQLPAEGRVPVVGESYYQQALRFVTRGATSGNTFDDHIPVTAALVPEPYNPWDKTAVRIDVVLGQQSVKVGYLSRELARLYHAELIKILHSGRMGTCPGRITGGGRKYYGIYLHLSDPRSLRIANGSEHPAIAQEQDGVAILHGERTCAVTQGGKHQDVLQRYAPADRQGRQSVTASLHFCVIGSGKYRGKQAIEVRLRGRRIGQLTYATTLRYRGIVQEIIDRGSTATCQASIRNTDKGIQVELLMPSDPDHKPSFN